The following proteins come from a genomic window of Lachnoclostridium phytofermentans ISDg:
- a CDS encoding citrate transporter: MFNIISGILLIATFIALIVYCMKGGNLLIGFIVTSILWCIIGRVPVTTIVNDVFQASVESYGKTIAIIVFGAWFGRVLVDTGIAGYIIKKTVELAGDKPLVTTLLLSVVCSLIFTSAFGVGSVMAIGMIVLPILMSLGIDKKVALGTYMFAVAAGMYLNIAYVSQFFAVFPNMTYDNKYIRFAVIATIIHVAIMIIFILFNYSKQKKGKVRAWAAQAASKEAKPIAWYSAIVPFVPIAMVSFFKWAPVPSFLLAIFLGLLFTNNLRSYKLAVEKVQKTLYDGIADSGLLIGMLYSVNIFQAAAKQVAPILSDLLGNFIPSSPVVILIAICILAPLALFRGPLMIWGSGIALVSIFQAMGVFNEAYLFMLFLIPPVAIVASACPTQSWTMWGLSYTKVEPKQYIKTNLPWAWIICAAVEVVGFILIGMK, from the coding sequence ATGTTTAACATCATTTCTGGTATTTTATTAATTGCCACATTCATCGCTCTAATTGTTTATTGTATGAAGGGCGGAAACTTATTAATTGGATTCATTGTTACATCAATACTTTGGTGTATCATAGGTAGAGTTCCCGTCACCACTATTGTTAATGATGTATTTCAGGCATCCGTTGAAAGTTACGGAAAAACCATAGCAATCATAGTATTCGGTGCTTGGTTTGGTAGAGTATTAGTTGATACTGGTATCGCTGGGTATATTATTAAAAAGACTGTAGAATTAGCAGGAGATAAGCCATTAGTTACAACTTTACTTTTAAGTGTAGTTTGTTCCTTAATTTTTACTAGTGCTTTCGGTGTAGGTTCAGTTATGGCAATCGGTATGATTGTATTACCTATTCTTATGTCATTAGGTATTGATAAAAAAGTCGCTTTAGGTACCTATATGTTTGCTGTAGCAGCTGGTATGTATTTAAATATTGCTTACGTAAGCCAGTTCTTCGCAGTATTCCCTAACATGACTTATGATAACAAATACATACGTTTCGCAGTAATTGCAACTATCATTCATGTAGCTATCATGATAATTTTTATTTTATTCAACTACAGCAAACAGAAAAAAGGTAAAGTACGCGCTTGGGCTGCTCAGGCCGCAAGTAAAGAAGCGAAACCAATCGCTTGGTACAGTGCAATCGTTCCTTTTGTTCCAATCGCTATGGTTTCCTTCTTCAAATGGGCGCCAGTGCCATCCTTCTTATTAGCTATCTTCTTGGGATTGTTATTTACAAATAATTTACGTTCCTATAAGCTAGCTGTAGAAAAAGTACAAAAAACGTTATACGATGGTATCGCTGATAGTGGTTTGTTAATTGGTATGTTATATAGCGTTAATATTTTCCAGGCTGCTGCAAAACAGGTAGCACCAATCCTTTCTGACTTACTTGGAAACTTTATTCCATCATCACCAGTAGTTATTTTAATCGCTATTTGCATCCTTGCACCTCTTGCATTATTCCGCGGACCTTTAATGATTTGGGGCTCCGGTATCGCATTAGTTTCAATTTTCCAAGCTATGGGCGTATTTAATGAAGCATACCTGTTTATGTTATTTTTAATACCACCAGTTGCTATCGTAGCATCCGCTTGTCCTACACAATCTTGGACTATGTGGGGATTAAGTTACACAAAGGTAGAACCAAAGCAATACATAAAGACCAACTTACCTTGGGCATGGATTATCTGTGCGGCAGTTGAAGTTGTAGGTTTCATTTTAATAGGTATGAAATAA